One Paenibacillus crassostreae DNA segment encodes these proteins:
- a CDS encoding chemotaxis protein CheC, with translation MAVFKNFKEVNMDVLKEIGNIGAGNAATALSCLLNKPIDMAVPKVQILRFEDVAEVVGGAERVVVAIFLRVEGDAPGNLFFILSVESAKSLLKRLAGLNISQNEFFNEMELSALNEIGNILSGSYLSSLADFTKLSMYPTVPSLAIDMAGAILSYGLLQYGDMGDDALLIDTMFLEGDQEVDGQFFLIPDPDSFSKLFKSLGVPLEND, from the coding sequence ATGGCTGTCTTTAAGAATTTTAAAGAAGTTAATATGGATGTTCTTAAAGAAATAGGTAACATTGGTGCAGGGAATGCTGCTACAGCACTTTCCTGCTTACTCAACAAGCCCATTGACATGGCTGTTCCGAAAGTGCAAATTCTTAGATTCGAAGACGTTGCTGAAGTAGTTGGTGGTGCTGAACGAGTCGTTGTTGCAATATTCCTGAGGGTTGAAGGCGATGCACCTGGCAATTTGTTTTTTATATTAAGTGTTGAATCTGCAAAAAGTCTTTTGAAACGGCTAGCAGGTCTAAACATATCTCAAAATGAGTTTTTTAACGAGATGGAACTATCAGCACTAAACGAAATTGGAAATATATTATCGGGATCATATTTATCATCACTTGCAGATTTTACGAAATTATCCATGTATCCTACAGTTCCCTCCCTAGCGATAGATATGGCTGGAGCAATATTAAGTTATGGACTTCTGCAGTATGGAGATATGGGAGATGATGCCCTCCTAATTGATACCATGTTTTTAGAAGGGGATCAGGAGGTTGATGGTCAGTTTTTTCTTATACCTGATCCTGACTCTTTTTCGAAACTATTCAAATCATTAGGAGTGCCTCTAGAGAATGATTGA
- a CDS encoding chemotaxis protein CheD, with translation MIDQNIVKVSMADLNVIQRSGLIRTSGLGSCVGLTMYDPVLHQAGMVHVMLPSSTIVRGGEMNIAKYADTALPELLKRLLELGSSKSNLVAKMAGGSQMFAFGGNNDTMRIGPRNTESCKVTLKNLGIPLIAEDTGGNFGRTIELDCSTGILYIRSVQMGAKEL, from the coding sequence ATGATTGATCAAAATATTGTAAAAGTGTCCATGGCTGACTTAAATGTAATTCAACGATCAGGACTTATCCGTACTTCGGGATTAGGTTCTTGTGTTGGTTTAACGATGTATGATCCTGTCCTTCACCAAGCAGGCATGGTACATGTAATGTTGCCTTCTTCAACAATTGTGCGTGGCGGGGAAATGAACATTGCTAAGTATGCGGATACAGCCTTGCCAGAATTATTAAAGAGATTACTTGAATTGGGCTCATCCAAATCTAATCTTGTTGCCAAAATGGCAGGTGGGTCACAAATGTTCGCCTTTGGTGGGAATAATGATACGATGAGAATTGGACCTAGAAATACAGAATCTTGTAAGGTTACGTTGAAAAATCTCGGTATTCCCCTTATTGCAGAAGATACTGGAGGAAACTTCGGTCGAACGATTGAACTTGATTGTAGTACAGGCATATTATATATACGAAGTGTTCAAATGGGTGCAAAGGAATTGTAG
- a CDS encoding FliA/WhiG family RNA polymerase sigma factor → MNEQKVSSLNHLELWTLWKEHGDIEAKKKLIENYLHIVDYVSSRLAIGLPKNISKDDLASNGVMGLIDAVDKFDYKRGYQFETYGSWRVRGAILDSLRQGDWVPRSVREKAKKIEDAFQHLEQNYLRSVNDSEMSEYLGVSEKEYHNMLQEVAVMTLCSLEDPIREEETETRLSMLIDENAKNPDYKVNEHYLKEALVKGIEKLTDKERTVVSLLYYEDLSLSEIAEVMSLSPSRISQLHSKAILRLRGTLEKNKKLLMENN, encoded by the coding sequence TTGAACGAGCAGAAGGTTTCTAGTTTGAATCATCTGGAGCTATGGACGCTATGGAAAGAACATGGTGACATAGAGGCAAAAAAGAAACTTATTGAAAATTATTTGCATATTGTAGATTACGTTTCTAGTAGATTAGCTATCGGTCTTCCTAAAAATATTTCTAAAGACGACTTGGCAAGTAACGGTGTTATGGGTCTTATAGATGCAGTCGATAAATTTGATTATAAACGCGGGTATCAATTTGAAACCTACGGCTCATGGCGTGTTCGTGGTGCTATTCTGGATTCGTTGCGACAGGGTGATTGGGTACCTCGTTCCGTTAGAGAAAAAGCTAAGAAAATCGAAGATGCCTTTCAACATTTAGAACAAAATTATCTGCGTTCTGTAAACGATTCGGAGATGAGTGAATACTTAGGAGTTTCTGAAAAGGAATATCATAATATGCTTCAGGAAGTTGCTGTTATGACATTATGTTCTTTAGAAGATCCAATCCGAGAAGAGGAAACAGAGACACGCTTAAGTATGTTGATAGATGAGAATGCAAAAAATCCGGATTATAAGGTGAATGAACATTATTTGAAGGAAGCATTAGTTAAAGGTATCGAAAAATTGACAGATAAAGAACGTACCGTAGTTTCACTTCTTTATTATGAAGATCTTTCACTTAGTGAGATCGCCGAAGTCATGTCACTTTCGCCTTCTCGAATTTCACAGCTTCACTCAAAAGCAATCCTTAGGCTGAGAGGCACCCTTGAAAAAAATAAAAAGTTATTAATGGAAAACAACTAA
- a CDS encoding DUF342 domain-containing protein — protein MTDLITLESYLTVIISDDKTIAFLQFSKQDDNFKCTRDELEKFIQRNNIKYGIELSTLQQFADHPEQFYHTRTPIAYGEKPVHGINASIEILMGDSDEKNPVSMETEQGKVDLKEVRNLNNVRKGQIIAKRTPPEPGINGMTVTNEVIAFKPGKEAHFKLGKNVVVNGEQTAMYAAIDGMITITDNKKVNVFPIYEVNGDVDYSVGNIDFVGNVIIRGNVLTGFRVKSAGDIRVIGGVEGAELDAEGSIDISGGIIGYNKGHVRANQQVKCSFIQEGNVFAGGEVVVSQSIMHSNIRAGKNIICNGTKGLIVGGSIQAGERVIARTVGNSMSTVTNIEVGVVPELRNELADLRNQLKLQIDNVEKTDKALNLLNQLASTGQLSPDKVAMRVKLNSAQKAQIKVQSQIKERILEIEKSLEDTNKARIDIIRTIYGGSKIVIGRYTRFVKDTSERVSFYYSDGDISMVPYI, from the coding sequence TTGACGGATCTTATTACACTGGAATCTTATTTGACTGTTATTATTTCTGATGACAAAACTATCGCATTCCTCCAGTTCTCTAAACAAGATGACAATTTCAAGTGCACAAGGGATGAACTTGAAAAATTTATTCAACGGAATAATATTAAGTATGGTATCGAACTGAGTACACTTCAACAATTTGCAGACCATCCAGAACAGTTTTATCATACAAGAACGCCTATTGCATATGGGGAGAAGCCTGTCCATGGAATTAATGCTTCTATAGAGATATTAATGGGAGATTCTGATGAAAAAAATCCAGTGTCGATGGAAACAGAACAGGGTAAGGTAGATCTCAAGGAAGTACGTAATCTTAATAACGTTCGTAAAGGTCAGATCATTGCTAAACGAACACCTCCTGAACCTGGAATAAATGGGATGACTGTTACTAATGAAGTTATTGCATTTAAACCAGGTAAAGAGGCTCATTTCAAATTAGGTAAAAATGTAGTTGTCAATGGGGAGCAAACAGCAATGTATGCTGCAATTGATGGGATGATTACCATCACTGATAATAAAAAAGTTAACGTATTTCCTATTTATGAAGTGAATGGTGACGTGGACTACAGTGTTGGTAACATCGATTTTGTTGGCAACGTTATCATACGTGGTAATGTACTAACGGGTTTTAGAGTGAAATCTGCTGGAGATATTCGTGTTATTGGTGGTGTAGAAGGAGCTGAACTTGATGCTGAGGGCTCCATTGATATCTCAGGCGGCATTATTGGCTATAATAAAGGGCATGTAAGAGCTAACCAACAAGTGAAATGTTCTTTTATTCAGGAAGGTAATGTCTTTGCTGGTGGTGAAGTGGTTGTTTCTCAAAGTATAATGCATTCTAATATAAGAGCTGGGAAGAATATTATCTGTAATGGAACTAAGGGTCTTATTGTTGGTGGGAGTATTCAGGCTGGTGAGAGAGTCATAGCACGTACAGTAGGTAATTCTATGTCAACTGTTACTAATATAGAGGTTGGAGTTGTACCTGAGTTGAGAAATGAACTTGCAGATCTTCGTAATCAACTGAAGTTGCAAATAGATAATGTAGAGAAAACGGATAAGGCATTAAATCTATTAAATCAACTGGCTTCAACGGGACAATTATCACCAGACAAAGTCGCAATGCGAGTTAAGTTGAACTCAGCACAGAAAGCACAGATTAAAGTTCAGTCTCAAATAAAGGAACGGATCCTTGAGATTGAAAAATCACTAGAAGATACAAACAAAGCAAGGATTGATATTATTAGAACCATTTATGGTGGTTCAAAAATTGTGATTGGAAGATATACTCGATTTGTGAAGGACACATCTGAACGGGTATCATTTTATTATAGTGATGGAGATATCTCCATGGTTCCATACATATAA
- the rpsB gene encoding 30S ribosomal protein S2, translated as MGVISMKQLLEAGVHFGHQTRRWNPKMDRYIFTERNGIYIIDLQKTVKKVEEAYNFVKSVSEENGTILFVGTKKQAQDSVKEEAERCGMYYINQRWLGGTLTNFETIQKRINRLKELEKWEEDGTFAVLPKKEVIILRKEKDRLDKFLGGIKNMKGLPSALFIIDPRKERIAVAEARKLGIPIVGIVDTNCDPDEIDYVIPGNDDAIRAVKLLTGKMADAIVEAHQGEETTA; from the coding sequence ATGGGAGTAATATCCATGAAGCAACTTTTGGAAGCAGGCGTGCATTTCGGTCACCAAACTCGCCGCTGGAACCCAAAGATGGATCGTTATATCTTCACAGAAAGAAACGGAATTTACATTATTGACTTGCAAAAGACAGTTAAAAAGGTGGAAGAGGCTTACAACTTCGTGAAAAGTGTTTCCGAAGAAAACGGAACTATTCTGTTTGTAGGTACTAAGAAACAAGCGCAAGATTCCGTGAAAGAAGAAGCTGAACGTTGTGGAATGTACTACATTAATCAACGTTGGTTGGGCGGAACTCTTACTAACTTTGAAACCATTCAAAAGCGTATTAATCGTTTGAAAGAGCTTGAAAAATGGGAAGAAGATGGCACATTTGCTGTTCTACCTAAAAAAGAAGTTATCATTCTCCGCAAAGAGAAAGATCGTCTTGATAAATTCTTAGGCGGTATCAAGAACATGAAAGGCCTTCCTAGTGCCTTGTTCATAATTGATCCTCGTAAAGAACGTATCGCGGTTGCTGAAGCTCGTAAATTGGGTATTCCAATCGTTGGTATCGTAGACACTAACTGTGATCCGGATGAAATTGACTATGTCATTCCTGGTAATGATGATGCAATTCGTGCCGTTAAACTCTTGACTGGTAAAATGGCTGATGCCATTGTTGAAGCTCATCAAGGCGAAGAAACAACAGCCTAA
- the tsf gene encoding translation elongation factor Ts has translation MAVNASAVKELRERTGAGMLDCKKALDETNGDVSKAIDLLREKGLAAAANKAGRTATEGTVESYIHAGGKIGVLVEINCETDFVGKTDQFKDFARDIAMQIAATNPRYVRREEVPQDDIEKEKEILKAQALNEGKPEKIIEKMVEGRISKYYEEFCLLEQSFIKDPDKTISAILNEKINTIGENISIRRFARFELGEGLEKKVDNFVEEVMAQVKH, from the coding sequence ATGGCGGTTAATGCTAGTGCAGTAAAGGAACTTCGTGAAAGAACAGGCGCAGGAATGTTGGATTGTAAAAAGGCTCTTGATGAAACAAATGGAGATGTTTCTAAAGCAATTGATTTACTTCGTGAAAAAGGTTTAGCAGCTGCTGCTAATAAAGCAGGACGTACAGCTACTGAAGGTACTGTAGAATCCTACATACATGCAGGCGGTAAAATTGGTGTGCTTGTAGAAATTAACTGTGAAACAGATTTCGTAGGTAAAACAGATCAGTTCAAAGATTTTGCACGTGATATTGCTATGCAAATCGCTGCGACAAACCCTCGTTATGTTCGTCGTGAAGAAGTTCCACAAGATGATATCGAAAAAGAAAAAGAAATCTTGAAGGCACAAGCGTTGAACGAAGGTAAGCCAGAGAAGATTATTGAAAAAATGGTTGAAGGTCGTATTAGTAAATACTATGAAGAATTCTGCTTGTTGGAACAATCCTTCATTAAAGATCCTGACAAAACAATTTCAGCTATATTAAATGAAAAAATCAATACTATAGGTGAAAACATTTCCATTCGCCGTTTTGCTCGTTTTGAACTTGGTGAAGGTCTTGAAAAGAAAGTTGATAATTTTGTAGAAGAAGTAATGGCACAAGTTAAACATTAA
- the pyrH gene encoding UMP kinase: MKEPVFKRVVLKVSGESLAGPNGYGIDADTIVSIAEQIKEVIELGVEVAVVCGGGNIWRGIAGSANGIDRATADYMGMLATVMNSLALQDALEQINVPTRVQTSIAMQQIAEPYIRRRAIRHLEKGRVVIFAAGTGNPFFSTDTTAALRAAEIEAEVILMAKNKVDGVYSADPFKDETAEKYDQLTYMDVLNKNLGVMDSTASSLCMDNNIPLIVFAITEQGNIKRVVLGEKIGTIVKGSLD, encoded by the coding sequence TTGAAAGAGCCAGTATTTAAAAGAGTGGTCTTAAAGGTCAGTGGGGAGTCTCTCGCAGGTCCTAATGGATATGGTATTGATGCGGATACGATCGTTTCAATCGCTGAACAAATTAAAGAAGTTATAGAGCTTGGTGTTGAAGTTGCTGTTGTATGTGGTGGCGGGAACATCTGGCGTGGAATTGCTGGAAGTGCTAATGGCATAGATCGAGCTACTGCTGATTATATGGGTATGCTAGCAACGGTAATGAATTCACTAGCATTACAAGATGCATTAGAACAAATTAATGTACCAACAAGAGTTCAAACATCTATTGCAATGCAACAAATTGCTGAACCTTATATACGACGTAGAGCAATTCGCCATTTAGAAAAAGGTCGTGTTGTGATATTTGCTGCTGGGACAGGTAATCCATTCTTCTCTACGGATACAACAGCTGCATTACGTGCTGCAGAGATCGAAGCAGAAGTCATCTTAATGGCGAAAAATAAAGTTGATGGTGTCTATTCAGCTGATCCTTTTAAAGATGAAACAGCTGAGAAATATGACCAATTGACATATATGGACGTACTTAATAAAAATCTAGGTGTCATGGATTCCACAGCATCATCTCTATGCATGGATAATAATATACCATTGATCGTATTTGCTATTACGGAACAAGGTAACATTAAGCGTGTCGTATTAGGTGAGAAAATTGGGACTATTGTCAAAGGGAGCTTAGACTAA
- the frr gene encoding ribosome recycling factor: protein MPQTIKKNAEDRMEKAIGALKRDLSSLRAGRAAPALLDRIQVEYYGAPTPLSQLANINTPDSRTLMIQPWDKSSLADIEKAIMKSDIGITPSNDGSLIRLTVPALTEERRVELVKTTKKFGEEAKVAVRNIRRDANDDIKKLEKTDISEDESHRHQEDIQKMTDKYIAEVDKVLLTKEKEIMDV, encoded by the coding sequence ATGCCACAAACGATTAAGAAAAATGCAGAAGACCGGATGGAGAAAGCAATTGGTGCTTTGAAACGTGATCTTTCTTCATTGCGTGCAGGGCGTGCTGCACCTGCCTTGTTAGATCGGATTCAAGTTGAATATTATGGAGCTCCAACTCCACTTAGTCAGTTAGCAAATATCAATACGCCGGATTCTCGTACATTGATGATTCAGCCTTGGGATAAATCGTCATTGGCTGACATTGAAAAAGCTATTATGAAGTCGGATATCGGTATAACACCATCGAATGATGGATCGTTGATTCGTCTAACTGTACCAGCTCTTACAGAAGAGCGACGTGTAGAACTTGTTAAGACAACTAAAAAGTTTGGTGAAGAAGCTAAAGTGGCTGTACGTAACATACGAAGAGACGCTAATGACGACATCAAAAAGTTGGAAAAGACAGATATTTCCGAAGATGAATCGCATAGACATCAAGAAGATATTCAAAAGATGACGGATAAATATATCGCCGAAGTCGACAAAGTTCTCTTGACAAAAGAAAAAGAGATCATGGACGTTTAA
- a CDS encoding isoprenyl transferase, producing the protein MIKRIRSWWKRKDDPNKVKITSDNIPQHIAIIMDGNGRWAKRRGLPRVVGHQNGMKAVKRATIAADELGIKYLTLYAFSTENWKRPKDEVDFLMRLPQEFLKIELDELIAKNVQIRMMGDKNGLPKHTLEAMEEAVKRTSYNDGLVLNFALNYGGRNEITDCMSMIGREIEAGTLRSEDINSQWIEDHLLSAGLPDPDLLIRTSGEMRVSNFMLWQLAYSELWFTDIYWPEFNKNHLHDAVAEYQRRTRRYGGLS; encoded by the coding sequence ATGATCAAACGAATTCGATCATGGTGGAAGCGTAAAGATGATCCTAATAAGGTGAAAATTACCTCAGATAATATCCCTCAGCACATCGCGATCATTATGGATGGAAACGGGCGATGGGCGAAACGCCGTGGTTTACCGAGGGTTGTTGGGCATCAAAACGGAATGAAAGCTGTCAAACGTGCAACGATTGCTGCAGATGAGCTTGGGATAAAGTATTTAACGTTGTACGCATTTTCTACAGAAAATTGGAAACGTCCTAAAGATGAAGTAGATTTCTTGATGCGACTTCCTCAAGAATTTCTTAAAATTGAATTGGATGAACTAATTGCGAAGAATGTTCAAATTCGAATGATGGGCGATAAAAATGGATTGCCTAAACATACTTTGGAGGCAATGGAAGAAGCTGTTAAGCGCACATCGTATAACGATGGACTTGTACTCAATTTTGCGCTGAACTATGGTGGGCGAAATGAGATCACGGATTGTATGTCTATGATCGGACGAGAGATTGAAGCGGGTACATTGAGGAGCGAGGATATCAACTCTCAATGGATTGAAGATCACTTACTATCAGCTGGACTTCCTGATCCTGATCTCTTGATCCGAACAAGTGGTGAAATGAGAGTTAGTAACTTTATGCTATGGCAATTAGCATATAGCGAATTATGGTTCACCGATATCTACTGGCCGGAGTTCAATAAAAATCATTTACATGATGCTGTTGCTGAATATCAGCGTAGAACACGGCGGTACGGCGGGCTGTCATAA
- a CDS encoding phosphatidate cytidylyltransferase, which translates to MKQRLITGIIAGIFFLGLCVIGNLPFHILVLGMALIGYYEFVKMIQIRPFSGIATFGFLGVFIIMFPWKLLNLSFTPNWEMIWILMFLFMLMTVLTKNRINIKQISLLLLGVFYIGSGFYFIAESRNASDGYGLFWTFLLLFSIWASDAGAYFVGKRWGHNKLWPAISPNKTVEGAIGGIIIAVLVAIGFAACSGGILGFGRALLIGLACAVIGQLGDLMQSAYKRVYNIKDSGRLLPGHGGILDRCDSWVIVFPFVHIMMLMPY; encoded by the coding sequence TTGAAACAACGATTGATTACCGGAATTATTGCAGGTATTTTTTTTCTTGGATTATGTGTGATCGGCAACTTACCATTCCATATCCTTGTTCTTGGAATGGCTCTGATCGGATATTATGAATTTGTGAAAATGATTCAAATACGCCCTTTTAGTGGGATTGCTACATTTGGATTCTTAGGCGTGTTTATCATTATGTTTCCATGGAAGTTATTGAATTTATCATTTACACCAAACTGGGAAATGATTTGGATCCTTATGTTTTTGTTCATGTTAATGACAGTGCTGACTAAAAATCGCATCAATATTAAACAAATATCCTTATTATTACTTGGTGTATTTTATATTGGGAGTGGTTTTTATTTCATTGCTGAATCACGTAATGCCTCGGATGGTTATGGATTGTTCTGGACATTTTTATTGCTATTCTCAATTTGGGCAAGTGATGCGGGTGCCTATTTCGTTGGTAAACGATGGGGTCACAACAAACTTTGGCCAGCAATAAGTCCGAATAAGACGGTGGAAGGTGCAATTGGAGGTATTATTATAGCCGTCTTAGTAGCAATTGGTTTTGCAGCATGTTCTGGAGGGATTCTAGGATTTGGTAGAGCTTTATTGATTGGATTGGCTTGTGCTGTTATTGGACAGTTAGGTGATCTAATGCAGTCCGCATACAAACGAGTATACAATATTAAAGATTCTGGCAGATTACTACCAGGTCATGGTGGGATATTAGATCGCTGTGACAGTTGGGTTATAGTGTTCCCTTTTGTACATATCATGATGCTTATGCCTTATTAA
- a CDS encoding 1-deoxy-D-xylulose-5-phosphate reductoisomerase → MKKISILGSTGSIGTQTLDVVSTHKDEFQVEGLTAGTNIDLLIQQVHEYKPRKVSVATKELADRIKLQIPATTQVYYGEDGLVEIAAGTDAEMVVTAVMGSVGLRSTLAAIEAGKHIGLANKEPLVTAGHLVTSLAKNRGVQLLPIDSEHSAIFQCMNGERRNDVAGITITASGGSFRNLSRDELVNVTVEDALKHPNWSMGAKITIDSATMVNKGLEVIEAHWLFDMPYNQINVLLHPESIIHSYVEFCDSSIIAQLGNPDMRVPIQYALTYPERWKSPTQRLSLTEAGSLHFKEMDYDRFPCLRLAFECGRMGGTATTAFNAANEVAVARFLNREISFLHIEEVIQRVLDQHVNLASPDLGAIEECDLHTRKLALRL, encoded by the coding sequence ATGAAGAAAATTAGTATTCTGGGATCTACAGGTTCTATTGGAACTCAAACATTAGATGTAGTTTCAACCCATAAAGATGAATTTCAAGTTGAAGGGTTAACTGCGGGAACCAATATCGATCTGTTGATCCAACAGGTGCATGAATATAAACCGCGTAAAGTATCCGTGGCTACTAAAGAACTAGCAGATCGCATAAAACTGCAAATACCAGCAACTACGCAAGTGTATTATGGTGAAGATGGTCTTGTTGAAATAGCTGCGGGTACAGATGCTGAAATGGTAGTTACTGCTGTTATGGGGAGTGTAGGGCTCCGGTCTACACTGGCTGCAATTGAGGCAGGAAAGCATATAGGGTTAGCCAATAAAGAACCATTAGTTACGGCTGGACACTTAGTCACTTCTCTTGCCAAAAATAGGGGAGTCCAGCTACTACCAATTGATAGCGAACATTCTGCGATATTTCAATGTATGAATGGTGAACGTCGAAATGATGTTGCTGGGATTACGATTACGGCATCGGGTGGTTCATTTCGGAATTTATCAAGGGATGAATTAGTGAATGTTACAGTGGAAGACGCTTTGAAACATCCTAATTGGTCTATGGGAGCTAAAATAACGATAGACTCAGCTACTATGGTTAATAAAGGGCTAGAAGTGATCGAAGCACATTGGCTTTTTGATATGCCGTATAATCAGATCAATGTACTTCTACATCCGGAAAGTATCATTCATTCTTATGTCGAGTTTTGTGATAGTAGCATTATTGCTCAATTGGGTAATCCAGATATGCGAGTTCCGATTCAATATGCATTAACTTATCCTGAGCGATGGAAGTCTCCTACTCAAAGATTATCACTGACTGAAGCAGGTAGTCTTCATTTTAAAGAAATGGATTATGATAGGTTTCCTTGTTTACGTCTAGCATTTGAATGCGGCAGAATGGGTGGAACAGCGACGACGGCTTTCAACGCTGCGAATGAGGTTGCTGTTGCACGGTTCCTTAACCGAGAGATATCATTCCTACACATTGAAGAAGTCATTCAGAGAGTATTGGATCAACATGTGAACTTGGCAAGTCCTGACCTAGGTGCGATTGAAGAATGTGATCTTCATACTCGTAAGCTTGCACTAAGACTTTAA
- the rseP gene encoding RIP metalloprotease RseP gives MEMIQVVFLTVLMFFVIVTVHEWGHYYFAKRAGILVREFAIGFGPKLFSYKRNETQFTLRLLPFGGYARMAGEDPELVEIQVGQTIAVRIINDEVKKIYLDQLDNRKNVVRGEVQSIDLDDALTLQLNVDEDIQQYRVHAQAMLVTKGQETQIAPKNRQFGSKTVGQRALSIFAGPVMNFILAFVLFAVHIQMAGIPLDNPTYVQVGAVSEGMPASEANLKKGDIIESINGIAIGADYQKMIELTAASEGKEMNWSIRRGDEVFNVTLTPRAMEGQEGGKIGITPELPTRSASIGETITTSGKTMVSTTEIIFKGFSQLIAQFSMDDLGGPVRTFEVTGQIAKQGIEQLTYWAAILSLYLGIFNLLPIPALDGSRLAFLGVEWIRGKPIDPNREGMVHFVGFALLFLLMIAVTYNDILRLING, from the coding sequence TTGGAAATGATTCAGGTTGTTTTTCTAACAGTATTAATGTTTTTTGTAATAGTAACGGTACATGAATGGGGTCATTACTATTTCGCCAAACGTGCCGGTATATTAGTTCGAGAATTTGCCATCGGTTTCGGTCCGAAACTGTTTTCTTATAAACGCAATGAAACGCAATTCACTTTACGCTTACTCCCTTTTGGTGGATATGCTCGTATGGCTGGTGAAGATCCGGAACTCGTAGAAATCCAAGTTGGACAGACCATTGCTGTTCGCATCATAAATGATGAAGTGAAGAAGATTTATCTGGATCAACTGGACAATCGGAAGAATGTTGTTCGTGGTGAGGTGCAATCCATTGATTTAGACGATGCTTTAACTTTACAACTAAACGTTGACGAGGACATCCAGCAATATCGCGTTCATGCACAGGCAATGTTGGTTACAAAGGGCCAAGAGACGCAGATTGCTCCAAAGAACCGTCAATTTGGTAGTAAAACCGTAGGCCAACGTGCATTGTCTATCTTTGCGGGACCTGTGATGAACTTTATTCTTGCATTTGTTTTGTTCGCTGTTCATATTCAGATGGCTGGAATTCCGTTGGATAATCCTACTTATGTTCAGGTTGGAGCTGTATCTGAAGGCATGCCTGCTTCCGAAGCTAATCTGAAAAAAGGAGATATTATTGAGTCCATCAATGGCATTGCAATTGGTGCTGATTACCAAAAGATGATTGAGCTTACAGCTGCTTCTGAAGGGAAAGAGATGAATTGGAGTATTCGTCGTGGTGATGAAGTATTTAATGTGACGTTAACTCCACGTGCAATGGAGGGTCAAGAGGGCGGTAAAATAGGGATTACACCAGAACTACCTACTAGATCTGCTTCGATTGGTGAAACCATCACTACTTCTGGAAAAACGATGGTAAGTACTACGGAGATTATTTTTAAAGGATTCAGCCAATTGATTGCTCAGTTCTCTATGGATGATCTTGGAGGACCTGTACGAACCTTTGAGGTAACGGGGCAGATTGCTAAACAAGGAATTGAACAACTGACGTATTGGGCTGCGATTTTAAGTCTGTATTTAGGTATTTTCAATCTCTTACCTATCCCGGCTCTTGATGGAAGTCGTCTTGCATTTCTGGGTGTAGAATGGATTCGAGGAAAACCTATTGATCCGAATCGTGAAGGTATGGTACACTTCGTAGGTTTTGCATTATTATTTCTACTCATGATCGCTGTTACTTATAATGATATATTAAGACTAATCAACGGTTAA